One window of Corvus moneduloides isolate bCorMon1 chromosome 13, bCorMon1.pri, whole genome shotgun sequence genomic DNA carries:
- the WDR93 gene encoding WD repeat-containing protein 93 isoform X1: MAVNTWKYPLGIPPPSEKDWPKDEEDFFLLDPDRERDALPQPFRMINKLVMQVFESAMEIIERRETLREAQKRKVQPKKCFPTAEFQVSERANCLAVSGKYVFVGLSEGLAAFNTCDFKDVCAWDAAKTEICAVHALDLGNECHVLLAVDEMGLVWLFCFHKQSFLLVKILNEVEDISQRSTCVEEVLSRGGDYAGILLQDSTKAWLEIYQLPKDSWLREMEKTSGAAEGLACSERRSSCLSEELPVSAIQADVELDLPVLLLTVRPPKPITGTSFKDPLDALKEVDDDSMLGLGYNHLIKDSQWELHEAIFCSTYREYLEGQGVTKEEIPRHATFHFLLPSRILMGPEMEVQPDIPVGIGVHWDGNHNFCLYLLNHSLKGKADSDLMPDVVWPCAAPIACSAVSSCSRYLALAGEDATITIWDKHLGYPLSVTAILEERFIRSIHFLCGSAAASDETPGTDPVCPGTDPVCPIIQLLVLCTDSSFYLVKAPRAGKSSITLLADRPENPNLTISAVVPVLAFPSASILVLQVLIFSWDGTVSLMNTDTSQTVYCFCTPPSHAVAPPWQPVFTVDSMNCCLLLRGDEQQQEDELAQSKAAQSTIFLFDFNSYPLKEAFPKKPDLSLKSLQELKWIERCNIFLRDRFHFLPERQQVLLEMEEQEYWDCLQAQAAAMDNEREKVKGEKKQ; this comes from the exons ATGGCTGTGAATACATGGAAGTATCCCCTGGGGATTCCCCCACCATCTGAAAAGGACTGGCCAAAGGATGAGGAagatttcttcctgctggatcCTGATCGAGAGCGTGATGCATTGCCGCAGCCCTTCAGGATGATCAACAAACTGGTGATGCAGGTTTTTGAGAGTGCTATGGAAATCATTGAAAGAAGGGAGACGCTCCGAGAAGCACAAAAACGAAAGGTCCAGCCCAAGAAGTGCTTCCCTACAGCTGAATTCCAG GTATCTGAAAGAGCCAATTGCCTTGCAGTGTCTGGAAAATACGTCTTTGTTGGTCTGTCCGAGGGTCTGGCTGCCTTCAACACGTGTGACTTCAAGGATGTCTGTGCTTGGGATGCAGCCAAGACAGAGATCTGTGCCGTCCATGCCTTGGATTTGGGGAACGAGTGCCATGTCCTGCTTGCTGTGGATGAAATGG ggCTTGTCTGGCTCTTCTGCTTTCACAAGCAAAGCTTCCTGCTCGTTAAAATCCTGAATGAAGTG GAGGATATCAGCCAGCGAAGCACTTGTGTGGAGGAGGTGCTGTCCCGAGGAGGTGATTATGCAGGAATCCTGCTGCAAG ACAGCACAAAAGCTTGGCTGGAGATCTACCAATTGCCTAAGGATTCCTGgctgagagagatggaaaaaacctcaggagctgcagaagggctGGCTTGCAGTGAGAGGAGGTCAAGCTGCTTATCTGAG GAGCTTCCCGTGTCTGCAATCCAAGCTGATGTAGAGCTGGatctcccagtgctgctgctgacagtgaGGCCACCCAAACCCATTACAG GCACTAGTTTTAAAGACCCTTTGGATGCCTTGAAGGAAGTGGATGATGACAGCATGCTTGGCTTGGGGTACAACCACCTCATCAAGGATTCCCAGTGGGAGCTGCACGAAGCAATCTTCTGTAGCACTTACCGGGAGTATCTGGAGGGTCAGGGCGTGACCAAGGAGGAGATCCCCAG aCATGCTACCTTTCATTTCCTCCTGCCTAGCCGGATCCTGATGGGACCAGAAATGGAAGTACAGCCAG ATATTCCAGTTGGCATCGGTGTGCATTGGGATGGAAACCACAATTTCTGCTTGTACTTACTTAACCATTCTCTCAAGGGGAAAGCAG ATTCTGATCTGATGCCTGATGTTGTGTGGCCATGTGCTGCTCCAATTGCATGCTCGGCTGTCAGTTCCTGCTCCAGGTACCTGGCACTGGCAGGTGAAGATGCAACAATAACTATCTGGGATAAACACCTAG gATACCCACTGTCTGTGACTGCCATTCTAGAGGAACGTTTCATCCGTAGTATCCACTTTCTGtgtggctctgcagctgccagtgATGAGACACCTGGTACAGATCCTGTCTGTCCTGGTACAGATCCTGTCTGTCCCATCATACAGCTTCTAGTGCTGTGTACAGACAGCTCTTTCTATTTGGTGAAagcacccagggctgggaagTCCAGCATCACACTCCTGGCAGACAG GCCTGAAAATCCAAATCTTACTATCAGTGCAGTGGTGCCTGTCCTGGCCTTCCCCAGTGCA TCAATTTTGGTGCTTCAGGTCCTGATCTTCTCCTGGGATGGCACAGTGTCCCTGATGAACACTGACACATCACAGACTGTTTACTGCTTCTGCACTCCACCTTCTCATGCTGTAGCACCCCCCTGGCAGCCAGTGTTCACAGTGGACAGTATgaactgctgcctgctgcttcGAG gagatgagcagcagcaggaagatgaATTGGCTCAGAGCAAAGCCGCTCAGAGCACCATCTTCCTTTTTGACTTCAATTCCTACCCACTGAAGGAGGCTTTCCCAAAGAAACCAGATTTGTCTCTCAAATCTTTGCAGGAGCTGAAGTGGATTGAGAGATGTAACATTTTCTTACGTGATAGGTTTCACTTTCTGCCAGAGAG GCAGCAGGTACTGCTGGAAATGGAGGAGCAGGAATACTGGGATTGTCTGCAGGCACAAGCAGCTGCCATGGAcaatgagagagagaaagtgaAGGGAGAGAAGAAGCAGTAG
- the PEX11A gene encoding peroxisomal membrane protein 11A isoform X1, protein MVGESPGDTSMYSQPWFSPSRCKMHHGCRNHPGCRRRKGIPSIPFFMRATQYTCMLLSYLIENKTDKKKLVMKLKQLESSMSSGRKMLRLGNVVHALVAARRTAELPEVVPRFCLTASHLSRALYFVCDAVLWLRSVGLQPDIDKPKWQNWATKCYYCSLLMNLARDWYEISWRLEQAALEEQTKENFFWQKHSKELNGVKSDGVHGFLCQLFQILKRNPPLLLDLMKNLCDLSGPLDTLGIYKTNPGMIGFCGLLSSLVGILTLAIPHLKLKQ, encoded by the exons ATGGTGGGGGAATCCCCAGGGGATACTTCCATGTATTCACAGCCATGGTTCTCCCCTTCCAGATGCAAAATGCACCACGGATGCAGGAATCACCCTGGAtgcagaagaaggaaggggatACCTTCAATACCTTTTTTCATGAG agCCACTCAGTACACATGCATGTTACTTAGCTATTTAATAGAGAATAAAACCGATAAAAAGAAGCTGGTAATGAAACTCAAGCAGTTGGAATCTAGCATGAGCTCTGGCCGGAAAA TGCTCAGACTGGGCAACGTGGTGCACGCCTTGGTGGCAGCGAGGagaactgcagagctgcccGAGGTGGTTCCTCGCTTCTGCCTCACAGCCTCGCACCTGAGCCGGGCCCTGTACTTCGTGTGCGACGCGGTGCTGTGGCTCAGGAGCGTCGGGCTCCAGCCGGACATCGACAAACCCAAGTGGCAGAACTGGGCTACCAAGTGCTACTACTGCTCACTCCTGATGAATCTGGCCAGGGACTGGTATGAGATCTCCTGGAGGCTGGAACAAGCTGCGCTGGAAGAACAGACCAAGGAGAATTTCTTCTGGCAGAAGCACAGCAAGGAACTAAACGGTGTGAAAAGTGATGGTGTGCACGGTTTTCTCTGCCAGCTCTTTCAGATACTGAAAAGGAATCCTCCTTTGCTGCTGGACTTGATGAAGAACCTCTGTGATCTTTCAGGCCCTTTGGATACGCTGGGAATCTACAAAACCAACCCAGGAATGATTGGTTTCTGCggcctcctctcctccctggtGGGGATCCTCACACTAGCAATCCCACATCTGAAGCTGAAACAGTGA
- the PEX11A gene encoding peroxisomal membrane protein 11A isoform X2: MEGFVDFTNRCQGRDQLFRATQYTCMLLSYLIENKTDKKKLVMKLKQLESSMSSGRKMLRLGNVVHALVAARRTAELPEVVPRFCLTASHLSRALYFVCDAVLWLRSVGLQPDIDKPKWQNWATKCYYCSLLMNLARDWYEISWRLEQAALEEQTKENFFWQKHSKELNGVKSDGVHGFLCQLFQILKRNPPLLLDLMKNLCDLSGPLDTLGIYKTNPGMIGFCGLLSSLVGILTLAIPHLKLKQ, translated from the exons ATGGAGGGCTTCGTGGACTTCACCAACCGCTGCCAGGGCCGCGACCAGCTCTTCCG agCCACTCAGTACACATGCATGTTACTTAGCTATTTAATAGAGAATAAAACCGATAAAAAGAAGCTGGTAATGAAACTCAAGCAGTTGGAATCTAGCATGAGCTCTGGCCGGAAAA TGCTCAGACTGGGCAACGTGGTGCACGCCTTGGTGGCAGCGAGGagaactgcagagctgcccGAGGTGGTTCCTCGCTTCTGCCTCACAGCCTCGCACCTGAGCCGGGCCCTGTACTTCGTGTGCGACGCGGTGCTGTGGCTCAGGAGCGTCGGGCTCCAGCCGGACATCGACAAACCCAAGTGGCAGAACTGGGCTACCAAGTGCTACTACTGCTCACTCCTGATGAATCTGGCCAGGGACTGGTATGAGATCTCCTGGAGGCTGGAACAAGCTGCGCTGGAAGAACAGACCAAGGAGAATTTCTTCTGGCAGAAGCACAGCAAGGAACTAAACGGTGTGAAAAGTGATGGTGTGCACGGTTTTCTCTGCCAGCTCTTTCAGATACTGAAAAGGAATCCTCCTTTGCTGCTGGACTTGATGAAGAACCTCTGTGATCTTTCAGGCCCTTTGGATACGCTGGGAATCTACAAAACCAACCCAGGAATGATTGGTTTCTGCggcctcctctcctccctggtGGGGATCCTCACACTAGCAATCCCACATCTGAAGCTGAAACAGTGA
- the WDR93 gene encoding WD repeat-containing protein 93 isoform X2, which produces MAVNTWKYPLGIPPPSEKDWPKDEEDFFLLDPDRERDALPQPFRMINKLVMQVFESAMEIIERRETLREAQKRKVQPKKCFPTAEFQVSERANCLAVSGKYVFVGLSEGLAAFNTCDFKDVCAWDAAKTEICAVHALDLGNECHVLLAVDEMGLVWLFCFHKQSFLLVKILNEVEDISQRSTCVEEVLSRGGDYAGILLQDSTKAWLEIYQLPKDSWLREMEKTSGAAEGLACSERRSSCLSEELPVSAIQADVELDLPVLLLTVRPPKPITGTSFKDPLDALKEVDDDSMLGLGYNHLIKDSQWELHEAIFCSTYREYLEGQGVTKEEIPRHATFHFLLPSRILMGPEMEVQPDIPVGIGVHWDGNHNFCLYLLNHSLKGKADSDLMPDVVWPCAAPIACSAVSSCSRYLALAGEDATITIWDKHLGYPLSVTAILEERFIRSIHFLCGSAAASDETPGTDPVCPGTDPVCPIIQLLVLCTDSSFYLVKAPRAGKSSITLLADRPENPNLTISAVVPVLAFPSAVLIFSWDGTVSLMNTDTSQTVYCFCTPPSHAVAPPWQPVFTVDSMNCCLLLRGDEQQQEDELAQSKAAQSTIFLFDFNSYPLKEAFPKKPDLSLKSLQELKWIERCNIFLRDRFHFLPERQQVLLEMEEQEYWDCLQAQAAAMDNEREKVKGEKKQ; this is translated from the exons ATGGCTGTGAATACATGGAAGTATCCCCTGGGGATTCCCCCACCATCTGAAAAGGACTGGCCAAAGGATGAGGAagatttcttcctgctggatcCTGATCGAGAGCGTGATGCATTGCCGCAGCCCTTCAGGATGATCAACAAACTGGTGATGCAGGTTTTTGAGAGTGCTATGGAAATCATTGAAAGAAGGGAGACGCTCCGAGAAGCACAAAAACGAAAGGTCCAGCCCAAGAAGTGCTTCCCTACAGCTGAATTCCAG GTATCTGAAAGAGCCAATTGCCTTGCAGTGTCTGGAAAATACGTCTTTGTTGGTCTGTCCGAGGGTCTGGCTGCCTTCAACACGTGTGACTTCAAGGATGTCTGTGCTTGGGATGCAGCCAAGACAGAGATCTGTGCCGTCCATGCCTTGGATTTGGGGAACGAGTGCCATGTCCTGCTTGCTGTGGATGAAATGG ggCTTGTCTGGCTCTTCTGCTTTCACAAGCAAAGCTTCCTGCTCGTTAAAATCCTGAATGAAGTG GAGGATATCAGCCAGCGAAGCACTTGTGTGGAGGAGGTGCTGTCCCGAGGAGGTGATTATGCAGGAATCCTGCTGCAAG ACAGCACAAAAGCTTGGCTGGAGATCTACCAATTGCCTAAGGATTCCTGgctgagagagatggaaaaaacctcaggagctgcagaagggctGGCTTGCAGTGAGAGGAGGTCAAGCTGCTTATCTGAG GAGCTTCCCGTGTCTGCAATCCAAGCTGATGTAGAGCTGGatctcccagtgctgctgctgacagtgaGGCCACCCAAACCCATTACAG GCACTAGTTTTAAAGACCCTTTGGATGCCTTGAAGGAAGTGGATGATGACAGCATGCTTGGCTTGGGGTACAACCACCTCATCAAGGATTCCCAGTGGGAGCTGCACGAAGCAATCTTCTGTAGCACTTACCGGGAGTATCTGGAGGGTCAGGGCGTGACCAAGGAGGAGATCCCCAG aCATGCTACCTTTCATTTCCTCCTGCCTAGCCGGATCCTGATGGGACCAGAAATGGAAGTACAGCCAG ATATTCCAGTTGGCATCGGTGTGCATTGGGATGGAAACCACAATTTCTGCTTGTACTTACTTAACCATTCTCTCAAGGGGAAAGCAG ATTCTGATCTGATGCCTGATGTTGTGTGGCCATGTGCTGCTCCAATTGCATGCTCGGCTGTCAGTTCCTGCTCCAGGTACCTGGCACTGGCAGGTGAAGATGCAACAATAACTATCTGGGATAAACACCTAG gATACCCACTGTCTGTGACTGCCATTCTAGAGGAACGTTTCATCCGTAGTATCCACTTTCTGtgtggctctgcagctgccagtgATGAGACACCTGGTACAGATCCTGTCTGTCCTGGTACAGATCCTGTCTGTCCCATCATACAGCTTCTAGTGCTGTGTACAGACAGCTCTTTCTATTTGGTGAAagcacccagggctgggaagTCCAGCATCACACTCCTGGCAGACAG GCCTGAAAATCCAAATCTTACTATCAGTGCAGTGGTGCCTGTCCTGGCCTTCCCCAGTGCA GTCCTGATCTTCTCCTGGGATGGCACAGTGTCCCTGATGAACACTGACACATCACAGACTGTTTACTGCTTCTGCACTCCACCTTCTCATGCTGTAGCACCCCCCTGGCAGCCAGTGTTCACAGTGGACAGTATgaactgctgcctgctgcttcGAG gagatgagcagcagcaggaagatgaATTGGCTCAGAGCAAAGCCGCTCAGAGCACCATCTTCCTTTTTGACTTCAATTCCTACCCACTGAAGGAGGCTTTCCCAAAGAAACCAGATTTGTCTCTCAAATCTTTGCAGGAGCTGAAGTGGATTGAGAGATGTAACATTTTCTTACGTGATAGGTTTCACTTTCTGCCAGAGAG GCAGCAGGTACTGCTGGAAATGGAGGAGCAGGAATACTGGGATTGTCTGCAGGCACAAGCAGCTGCCATGGAcaatgagagagagaaagtgaAGGGAGAGAAGAAGCAGTAG